The following are encoded together in the Culex pipiens pallens isolate TS chromosome 1, TS_CPP_V2, whole genome shotgun sequence genome:
- the LOC120420773 gene encoding protein cereblon-like, with amino-acid sequence MENDEPAADDPVEAAPSAVPAAAPERDAGHVERLGRLGQVQASIEQDAEEEEDQDSPASPDAAVQDDAGGMEEDGDDDNDDDTDTRSTNSSENGLDDSDADRLFDDYITAREQQQAAAEIYNTELPTEHAYLGKLERVEGVDYMEPGKIYRLPVCSHNSIVFPGEVVPMIINAATLNCTDPSDGVKFGLVFRNVISDKYVYGVTCQVFERGELNASSGSIVLKTIAQQRFRTVRHLAGRRADVLILPEIILPDPLISSCSNLMMRHAVSNSAESAQRFKSFLSRTVPWPKFVYDLYGTDEVLTKVDRYLALLKIENVPSDPVKLSFWLARNIPIDENDRKKIYEADAVISRMMIINKSLDQMCYFMCKRCSNEIGSYNDLFAMSKQGVQTSYCNPSGFVHETLTIYKTRENSTFTTERPSTEFSWFPGYSWQITLCSNCRNHLGWKFVATKKNYLPKSFYGLSGNSIQVKSVNRVGEEEDATDDAEEDGQQQPRHHAGDSDDPEQQRQRLPLELFRPWYNDVMDDDDDTESDDGGNEMVVVQEEEEEQGGGGDDEEEEEIFQDARE; translated from the exons ATGGAAAACGATGAACCTGCCGCCGATGATCCGGTCGAGGCGGCACCATCCGCGGTACCCGCCGCTGCTCCCGAACGGGACGCTGGCCACGTCGAACGCCTCGGAAGGCTAGGCCAGGTTCAAGCCTCGATTGAGCAAGACGCAGAGGAGGAAGAGGACCAGGATTCGCCAGCTTCCCCGGACGCGGCCGTTCAGGATGACGCTGGTGGGATGGAGGAGGACGGTGatgacgacaacgacgacgataCGGATACGCGGTCGACCAACTCGTCCGAGAATGGGCTGGATGATTCCGACGCGGATCGACTATTTGACGATTATATTACGGCCAGGGAGCAGCAGCAGGCCGCGGCGGAGATTTACAACACGGAACTGCCGACGGAACATGCC TATCTTGGCAAGCTGGAACGGGTTGAGGGCGTGGATTACATGGAACCGGGCAAAATCTATCGACTTCCGGTGTGCAGCCACAACTCGATTGTGTTCCCGGGTGAGGTCGTTCCAATGATCATAAACGCGGCGACGCTCAATTGTACCGATCCGTCGGACGGCGTCAAGTTTGGGCTGGTCTTTCGGAACGTAATCTCGGACAAGTACGTCTACGGTGTGACCTGCCAAGTTTTTGAGCGCGGTGAGTTGAACGCCTCCAGCGGGTCGATCGTGCTGAAGACCATAGCCCAGCAAAGGTTCCGCACGGTGCGACATCTCGCCGGCAGACGGGCCGATGTGCTGATCCTGCCGGAAATTATTCTTCCCGATCCGTTGATTAGCAGCTGTTCGAATCTGATGATGCGCCACGCGGTCAGCAACAGCGCAGAGTCCGCGCAACGGTTCAAGTCCTTCCTCTCGCGAACGGTTCCGTGGCCAAAGTTCGTCTACGATCTGTACGGAACGGACGAGGTGCTTACGAAGGTAGATCGATACCTGGCTTTGCTCAAAATCGAGAACGTGCCGAGCGATCCGGTGAAGCTGTCCTTCTGGCTGGCCCGGAACATCCCCATCGACGAGAACGACCGGAAGAAGATCTACGAAGCGGACGCCGTCATCAGCCGGATGATGATCATCAACAAATCGCTCGATCAAATGTGCTACTTTATGTGCAAGCGCTGCTCGAACGAAATCGGAAGCTACAATGACCTCTTCGCCATGTCGAAGCAGGGCGTCCAGACGAGCTACTGCAACCCGTCCGGATTCGTGCACGAAACGCTTACGATTTACAAAACGCGCGAGAATTCGACCTTCACGACGGAGCGGCCGTCGACGGAGTTTAGCTGGTTCCCGGGCTACTCGTGGCAGATTACG CTGTGCTCCAACTGCCGCAACCACCTGGGCTGGAAGTTTGTGGCCACGAAAAAGAACTACCTTCCCAAGAGCTTCTACGGCCTCTCCGGCAACAGCATCCAGGTCAAGTCGGTCAACCGAGTTGGCGAGGAGGAGGACGCGACAGACGATGCAGAGGAGGACGGACAACAACAGCCACGACACCACGCCGGCGATTCGGACGATCCGgaacagcagcggcagcgactTCCGCTGGAGCTGTTCCGGCCGTGGTACAATGACGTcatggacgacgacgacgacacggaGTCGGACGACGGCGGCAATGAGATGGTGGTCgtgcaggaggaggaggaggaacagGGTGGGGGTGGTgatgatgaggaggaggaggaaatcTTCCAAGATGCTCGCGAATAG
- the LOC120420775 gene encoding protein cereblon-like, giving the protein MMCFRRFYANLSCWHRDQDDEIVELMNRRRASANNHEVAVPLAGPSHDRPTARFKLTYNIQLPSEHSYLGKLERVGGLQLLEPNSIHTIPISGHHSIVYPGETIPLILTNSLLGPDGRTESNRIGLVFWEHPHRKKIYGVICQVCEKDDRESVIVLKTKAVQRFELVPHADGALTKSIQREAGRAHYYAQVKILPEVLLADPLTALCAANLTKINPRNRLQAAQFTVWPKFVYDQYGSDEVMFKVRRFLHFLQIESAPAMKDEGGGEDDPAALSFWLARNIPLSEADRKEMFFTNSVLARMLIVNSILDFTCGFCCKKCDRRIANYVDMFAMSKQGVAGSYCNPSGFVHETLTVYRTIAKTTRTTTKGSKDFSWFPGYAWQIAVCNGCNSHVGWKFVATKRGYKPRKFYGLCGKAIRVASDRKVEE; this is encoded by the exons ATGATGTGCTTTCGACGGTTCTACGCCAACCTTTCGTGCTGGCACCGAGACCAGG ACGATGAAATTGTCGAGTTGATGAATCGTCGCCGCGCGTCGGCCAACAATCACGAGGTCGCCGTACCTTTAGCCGGACCATCCCACGACCGCCCAACCGCCCGCTTCAAGCTGACCTACAACATCCAACTCCCCTCGGAGCACAGCTACCTGGGCAAGCTGGAACGCGTCGGCGGCCTCCAACTCCTCGAACCCAACTCAATCCACACGATCCCCATCAGCGGCCACCACTCGATCGTCTACCCCGGCGAAACCATCCCCCTCATCCTGACCAACTCCCTGCTCGGCCCCGACGGACGCACCGAAAGCAACCGCATCGGACTCGTATTCTGGGAACACCCCCACCGGAAGAAAATCTACGGCGTCATCTGCCAGGTCTGCGAAAAGGACGACCGCGAGTCGGTCATCGTGCTCAAAACCAAAGCCGTGCAGCGATTCGAGCTGGTTCCCCACGCCGACGGAGCCCTCACCAAGTCCATCCAGCGCGAAGCAGGTCGAGCCCATTACTACGCCCAGGTTAAAATCCTCCCGGAAGTCCTGCTCGCCGACCCGCTAACCGCGCTCTGCGCGGCAAACCTAACCAAAATTAACCCCAGGAATCGACTCCAAGCGGCGCAGTTCACCGTGTGGCCCAAATTCGTGTACGACCAGTACGGTTCGGACGAGGTGATGTTCAAGGTGCGACGGTTTTTGCACTTTCTACAGATTGAGTCGGCGCCGGCGATGAAGGATGAAGGTGGTGGTGAGGATGATCCCGCTGCGCTGTCCTTTTGGCTTGCCCGGAACATTCCGTTGAGCGAGGCGGACCGGAAGGAGATGTTTTTTACGAACTCGGTGCTCGCGCGGATGCTGATTGTGAACAGTATACTGGATTTT ACCTGCGGCTTCTGCTGCAAAAAGTGCGACCGCCGGATCGCCAACTACGTGGACATGTTCGCCATGTCCAAGCAGGGCGTCGCCGGCAGCTACTGCAACCCGTCGGGCTTTGTGCACGAAACGCTGACCGTGTACCGGACGATCGCGAAGACGACACGCACGACGACCAAGGGCTCGAAGGATTTCAGCTGGTTCCCGGGCTACGCGTGGCAGATTGCGGTCTGCAACGGGTGCAACAGCCACGTGGGGTGGAAGTTTGTGGCGACCAAGCGCGGCTACAAGCCGAGGAAGTTTTACGGTCTGTGTGGGAAAGCCATCCGGGTGGCGTCGGATCGGAAGGTGGAGGAATAG
- the LOC120420774 gene encoding S-phase kinase-associated protein 2 isoform X2, whose amino-acid sequence MSNKGRSPLANVSNQTPQVVVQAGAGTSVASGGGMQQADANLRKYISILNDERFFLYRRRNTKQNLGEDYFGRLSDEMILQVFRWLPKKALMRCSQVSKRFSQVSLDETLWTRLDLSCRSMRAGALGSVISRGTVILRLAQAHVSYPVFLPESVECGFQTKLQFLDLSMCSIEPEALVELLSRCRSLRKLSLENVAVDASCCREIGCNENLEALNLTMTTGLDSFGVTTLAKKLTKLHSLNISWTHLSRQAVEALVTHVTPSLLRLNVAGCRQTLNDAALEKLVARCPDLLELDLSDCTQLTSEAITIVCKLKKLEYLSLSRCYNISVTSYLQLSDLHSLLFLDVFGLLSEQAITMLQTSFPGVGINKFIHSSVARPTVGTRRTSIWGLRTRD is encoded by the exons ATGTCCAACAAGGGCCGCAGTCCGCTCGCCAACGTGTCCAACCAGACGCCACAGGTGGTGGTGCAGGCAGGCGCCGGAACGTCGGTGGCTAGTGGTGGTGGGATGCAGCAGGCCGATGCCAACCTGAGGAAATACATCAGCATTTTGAACGACGAGCGGTTCTTTCTGTACCGGAGGCGCAACACCAAGCAGAACCTGGGGGAGGATTATTTTGGCCGGTTGTCGGACGAGATGATCCTGCAGGTGTTCCGCTGGCTGCCGAAGAAGGCGCTGATGCGGTGCAGTCAAGTCTCGAAGCGGTTCAGCCAGGTTTCGTTGGATGAGACGTTGTGGACGCGGTTGGATTTGTCGTGCCGATCGATGCGGGCGGGTGCGCTTGGCAGTGTCATTTCGAGGGGGACCGTGATACTGAGGTTGGCACAGGCTCATGTGTCTTATCCGGTGTTTTTGCCGGAGAGTGTGGAGTGTGGCTTTCAGACGAAACTTCAATTTCTGGACTTGAGTATGTGTTCGATCGAGCCGGAAGCTTTGGTGGAGCTGCTTTCCCGGTGCCGGTCCCTGCGCAAACTTAGCCTGGAGAATGTGGCCGTGGATGCGAGCTGCTGCCGGGAGATTGGTTGTAACGAGAATCTGGAGGCGCTTAACCTTACCATGACCACCGGACTGGACAGCTTCGGCGTGACGACGCTGGCGAAGAAGCTCACAAAGCTGCACAGTCTGAACATATCGTGGACGCATCTGTCCCGCCAGGCCGTCGAGGCCCTCGTCACGCACGTCACACCGAGCTTGCTGCGGCTCAACGTGGCCGGCTGCCGGCAAACGCTCAACGATGCTG CCCTCGAAAAGCTAGTCGCTCGCTGTCCGGACCTGCTCGAGCTCGATCTCTCCGACTGCACCCAGCTCACCTCCGAGGCCATCACGATCGTGTGCAAACTCAAAAAGCTCGAGTACCTGTCGCTGTCCCGCTGCTACAACATTAGCGTGACGTCCTATCT CCAACTCAGCGACCTGCACTCGCTGCTCTTCCTGGACGTTTTCGGGCTCCTCTCGGAGCAGGCCATCACGATGCTGCAGACGTCGTTCCCGGGCGTCGGCATCAACAAATTCATCCACAGCTCGGTGGCGCGGCCAACGGTTGGCACGAGGCGCACATCGATCTGGGGCCTGAGGACACGAGACTGA
- the LOC120420774 gene encoding S-phase kinase-associated protein 2 isoform X1: MDYKRKERFKDENDDIIRASKCFRFDVRCPTSLGPNDLAALGLGVLPVSDSDEKEVPKMSNKGRSPLANVSNQTPQVVVQAGAGTSVASGGGMQQADANLRKYISILNDERFFLYRRRNTKQNLGEDYFGRLSDEMILQVFRWLPKKALMRCSQVSKRFSQVSLDETLWTRLDLSCRSMRAGALGSVISRGTVILRLAQAHVSYPVFLPESVECGFQTKLQFLDLSMCSIEPEALVELLSRCRSLRKLSLENVAVDASCCREIGCNENLEALNLTMTTGLDSFGVTTLAKKLTKLHSLNISWTHLSRQAVEALVTHVTPSLLRLNVAGCRQTLNDAALEKLVARCPDLLELDLSDCTQLTSEAITIVCKLKKLEYLSLSRCYNISVTSYLQLSDLHSLLFLDVFGLLSEQAITMLQTSFPGVGINKFIHSSVARPTVGTRRTSIWGLRTRD, translated from the exons ATGGATTACAAGAGAAAAGAACGATTTAAGGACGAAAATGATGACATAATCCGTGCAAG CAAGTGTTTCCGGTTCGACGTGCGCTGCCCGACCTCCCTCGGACCAAACGACCTCGCCGCACTTGGACTGGGTGTGCTGCCTGTCTCCGATTCCGACGAGAAAGAGGTGCCGAAAATGTCCAACAAGGGCCGCAGTCCGCTCGCCAACGTGTCCAACCAGACGCCACAGGTGGTGGTGCAGGCAGGCGCCGGAACGTCGGTGGCTAGTGGTGGTGGGATGCAGCAGGCCGATGCCAACCTGAGGAAATACATCAGCATTTTGAACGACGAGCGGTTCTTTCTGTACCGGAGGCGCAACACCAAGCAGAACCTGGGGGAGGATTATTTTGGCCGGTTGTCGGACGAGATGATCCTGCAGGTGTTCCGCTGGCTGCCGAAGAAGGCGCTGATGCGGTGCAGTCAAGTCTCGAAGCGGTTCAGCCAGGTTTCGTTGGATGAGACGTTGTGGACGCGGTTGGATTTGTCGTGCCGATCGATGCGGGCGGGTGCGCTTGGCAGTGTCATTTCGAGGGGGACCGTGATACTGAGGTTGGCACAGGCTCATGTGTCTTATCCGGTGTTTTTGCCGGAGAGTGTGGAGTGTGGCTTTCAGACGAAACTTCAATTTCTGGACTTGAGTATGTGTTCGATCGAGCCGGAAGCTTTGGTGGAGCTGCTTTCCCGGTGCCGGTCCCTGCGCAAACTTAGCCTGGAGAATGTGGCCGTGGATGCGAGCTGCTGCCGGGAGATTGGTTGTAACGAGAATCTGGAGGCGCTTAACCTTACCATGACCACCGGACTGGACAGCTTCGGCGTGACGACGCTGGCGAAGAAGCTCACAAAGCTGCACAGTCTGAACATATCGTGGACGCATCTGTCCCGCCAGGCCGTCGAGGCCCTCGTCACGCACGTCACACCGAGCTTGCTGCGGCTCAACGTGGCCGGCTGCCGGCAAACGCTCAACGATGCTG CCCTCGAAAAGCTAGTCGCTCGCTGTCCGGACCTGCTCGAGCTCGATCTCTCCGACTGCACCCAGCTCACCTCCGAGGCCATCACGATCGTGTGCAAACTCAAAAAGCTCGAGTACCTGTCGCTGTCCCGCTGCTACAACATTAGCGTGACGTCCTATCT CCAACTCAGCGACCTGCACTCGCTGCTCTTCCTGGACGTTTTCGGGCTCCTCTCGGAGCAGGCCATCACGATGCTGCAGACGTCGTTCCCGGGCGTCGGCATCAACAAATTCATCCACAGCTCGGTGGCGCGGCCAACGGTTGGCACGAGGCGCACATCGATCTGGGGCCTGAGGACACGAGACTGA
- the LOC120420776 gene encoding RNA-binding region-containing protein 3 has protein sequence MVQFIARGFPRSFNEADISELLAHFGIHETKFSKRRGKISAILTVRNPAIADSVLSRLHQLQVGGARLSVEHYNRRTEQDEDALPATKTVRESAQELSNYVRALHAVHPVDFNHPPPPYLKYRYPKPTRDILDNICATLESVPKFYVQVLHLMNRMNLPPPFTNKDLKPREGTRKDAAQQTDLTMIAESLLAEGESELESDDESMPKVPRKGKILLNRNRFKPYIKPVITPNVTKVKPSPTELFEQPKPKPIAAITIHIPEQLPTPVPTVVTPEQEPPPTQQEPSPPSASMSEQDLLANRVPPDQLADLPVFKNYTPGAPSNKLYIKNLAKTVTEQDLTQIYALFTSPGRADIQIKLMQSGRMKGQAFVTFSYAYSEDLDGLGEMPIERARRLTNGFILRDKPMVVCYGRQEKAATAAE, from the coding sequence ATGGTCCAGTTTATCGCGCGCGGCTTCCCCCGATCCTTCAACGAAGCGGACATCTCCGAACTGTTGGCCCACTTTGGCATTCACGAAACCAAGTTCAGCAAACGGCGTGGCAAAATAAGCGCGATTTTAACCGTCCGGAACCCGGCTATTGCGGACAGTGTTCTGTCCCGGTTGCACCAGCTTCAAGTTGGAGGAGCTAGACTATCTGTCGAACATTATAATCGGCGTACGGAGCAGGATGAAGACGCGCTTCCCGCGACGAAAACCGTACGCGAATCCGCGCAGGAACTCAGCAATTACGTCCGGGCATTGCACGCGGTCCACCCGGTTGATTTCAACCATCCACCGCCGCCGTACCTTAAGTATCGATACCCTAAGCCGACACGGGACATTCTTGACAATATCTGCGCCACGCTTGAGTCGGTTCCCAAGTTTTACGTTCAAGTGTTGCACCTAATGAACCGGATGAATCTGCCTCCTCCTTTTACGAATAAGGACTTGAAACCACGAGAGGGCACTCGTAAGGATGCTGCCCAACAAACGGATCTCACTATGATTGCGGAATCGCTGCTAGCTGAGGGCGAGTCCGAACTGGAATCGGACGATGAATCGATGCCGAAGGTTCCTCGGAAAGGCAAAATCTTGCTAAACAGAAATCGATTCAAGCCATACATAAAACCCGTGATCACTCCAAACGTAACCAAAGTCAAACCCAGCCCAACGGAGCTCTTCGAGCAGCCAAAACCGAAACCAATCGCCGCCATCACCATTCACATCCCGGAGCAACTCCCGACTCCAGTGCCAACAGTCGTCACCCCGGAACAAGAACCTCCGCCAACCCAGCAAGAACCATCACCACCCTCAGCTTCCATGTCCGAGCAGGACCTCCTCGCGAACCGCGTTCCCCCGGACCAGCTGGCCGACCTCCCGGTCTTCAAAAACTACACCCCGGGCGCCCCCTCCAACAAGCTGTACATCAAGAACCTCGCCAAAACCGTCACCGAGCAAGATCTAACCCAAATCTACGCCCTCTTCACCAGTCCCGGCCGCGCCGACATCCAGATCAAGCTGATGCAAAGTGGCCGCATGAAGGGCCAGGCGTTCGTTACCTTTTCCTACGCCTACTCGGAAGATCTGGACGGGCTGGGAGAAATGCCCATCGAACGGGCACGCCGCCTCACGAACGGGTTTATTTTGCGCGACAAGCCGATGGTGGTGTGCTACGGCAGGCAGGAGAAAGCGGCGACAGCAGCAGAGTGA
- the LOC120420777 gene encoding evolutionarily conserved signaling intermediate in Toll pathway, mitochondrial isoform X1, with product MKAPQFCFEMMLVRQQIGTVYRLARVGIRSCSSSTKQPPPPPEEDEGEGSKRKPETKLMLRTELFEHVSQKDKRTYIDMVKVFEGRSVHRRNHVEFIYAALKHMEEFGVQRDLEVYKALINVMPKGKFIPTNIFQAEFMHYPRQQQVIIDLLEQMEDNGVMPDYEMESMLINVFGKKGHPVRKYWRMMYWMPKFKNLSPWPLPNPVPDESLDLAKLAIERMCSVDLLSQISLFDTKDVADALDQTWIVSGQSSEQSELLARHQQKPVFIEGPFVIWLRNRSINYFLLKSESNPPAPQDDEDQDDVRNLRMPFVGIGMTHTHQPPKAHQVGFRRSVHEQEDGTIFAICCTGSSTKDSLLSWVRLLERHGNPCLAQMPVLFKFTSNVPDQLKVAASSEEGQQIGSS from the exons ATGAAAGCCCCTCAGTTTTGTTTTGAGATGATGCTGGTTAGGCAACAAATCGGAACCGTTTACCGGTTAGCGCGGGTTGGAATCCGGTCGTGTAGCAGTTCCACAAAgcagccaccaccaccacccgaaGAGGATGAAGGCGAGGGAAGCAAGAGGAAGCCGGAAACGAAGCTGATGCTCCGGACGGAGCTGTTTGAGCATGTTTCGCAGAAAGACAAACGGACATACATCGACATGGTGAAGGTTTTCGAAGGCCGGAGTGTCCACCGGAGAAATCACGTCGAGTTTATCTACGCAGCCCTGAAGCACATGGAGGAGTTTGGCGTGCAGCGGGATTTGGAGGTTTACAAGGCGTTGATCAACGTGATGCCGAAGGGCAAGTTCATTCCGACCAATATCTTCCAAGCGGAATTTATGCACTACCCCCGCCAGCAGCAGGTCATCATCGATCTGCTTGAGCAGATGGAGGACAACGGCGTGATGCCGGACTACGAGATGGAATCGATGCTGATCAACGTGTTTGGCAAGAAGGGTCATCCGGTGCGAAAGTATTGGCGCATGATGTATTGGATGCCAAAGTTTAAGAACCTCTCCCCGTGGCCACTGCCGAACCCGGTGCCGGATGAGTCGCTAGACTTGGCGAAACTGGCCATCGAACGGATGTGTTCGGTTGATTTGCTGTCGCAGATTTCGCTGTTCGACACGAAGGACGTCGCGGACGCGTTGGATCAAACGTGGATCGTCAGTGGACAGAGCTCGGAACAGTCGGAACTGCTGGCTCGACATCAGCAAAAGCCGGTGTTTATCGAGGGACCGTTTGTGATCTGGTTGCGAAACAGATCGATCAACTATTTTCTGCTGAAGAGTGAATCGAATCCTCCAGCGCCGCAGGATGATGAAGATCAGGATG ACGTCCGCAACCTGCGCATGCCGTTCGTGGGCATCGGAATGACGCACACCCATCAGCCGCCCAAAGCGCACCAGGTCGGCTTCCGGCGCTCCGTCCACGAACAGGAGGACGGTACCATCTTTGCCATCTGCTGCACCGGTTCGTCCACCAAGGACTCGCTGCTGTCGTGGGTTCGCCTGCTCGAACGCCACGGCAATCCGTGTCTGGCCCAGATGCCGGTGCTGTTCAAATTTACCTCGAACGTGCCCGACCAGCTCAAGGTGGCCGCCTCCAGCGAGGAGGGACAGCAGATTGGGTCGTCGTGA
- the LOC120420777 gene encoding evolutionarily conserved signaling intermediate in Toll pathway, mitochondrial isoform X2: MMLVRQQIGTVYRLARVGIRSCSSSTKQPPPPPEEDEGEGSKRKPETKLMLRTELFEHVSQKDKRTYIDMVKVFEGRSVHRRNHVEFIYAALKHMEEFGVQRDLEVYKALINVMPKGKFIPTNIFQAEFMHYPRQQQVIIDLLEQMEDNGVMPDYEMESMLINVFGKKGHPVRKYWRMMYWMPKFKNLSPWPLPNPVPDESLDLAKLAIERMCSVDLLSQISLFDTKDVADALDQTWIVSGQSSEQSELLARHQQKPVFIEGPFVIWLRNRSINYFLLKSESNPPAPQDDEDQDDVRNLRMPFVGIGMTHTHQPPKAHQVGFRRSVHEQEDGTIFAICCTGSSTKDSLLSWVRLLERHGNPCLAQMPVLFKFTSNVPDQLKVAASSEEGQQIGSS, translated from the exons ATGATGCTGGTTAGGCAACAAATCGGAACCGTTTACCGGTTAGCGCGGGTTGGAATCCGGTCGTGTAGCAGTTCCACAAAgcagccaccaccaccacccgaaGAGGATGAAGGCGAGGGAAGCAAGAGGAAGCCGGAAACGAAGCTGATGCTCCGGACGGAGCTGTTTGAGCATGTTTCGCAGAAAGACAAACGGACATACATCGACATGGTGAAGGTTTTCGAAGGCCGGAGTGTCCACCGGAGAAATCACGTCGAGTTTATCTACGCAGCCCTGAAGCACATGGAGGAGTTTGGCGTGCAGCGGGATTTGGAGGTTTACAAGGCGTTGATCAACGTGATGCCGAAGGGCAAGTTCATTCCGACCAATATCTTCCAAGCGGAATTTATGCACTACCCCCGCCAGCAGCAGGTCATCATCGATCTGCTTGAGCAGATGGAGGACAACGGCGTGATGCCGGACTACGAGATGGAATCGATGCTGATCAACGTGTTTGGCAAGAAGGGTCATCCGGTGCGAAAGTATTGGCGCATGATGTATTGGATGCCAAAGTTTAAGAACCTCTCCCCGTGGCCACTGCCGAACCCGGTGCCGGATGAGTCGCTAGACTTGGCGAAACTGGCCATCGAACGGATGTGTTCGGTTGATTTGCTGTCGCAGATTTCGCTGTTCGACACGAAGGACGTCGCGGACGCGTTGGATCAAACGTGGATCGTCAGTGGACAGAGCTCGGAACAGTCGGAACTGCTGGCTCGACATCAGCAAAAGCCGGTGTTTATCGAGGGACCGTTTGTGATCTGGTTGCGAAACAGATCGATCAACTATTTTCTGCTGAAGAGTGAATCGAATCCTCCAGCGCCGCAGGATGATGAAGATCAGGATG ACGTCCGCAACCTGCGCATGCCGTTCGTGGGCATCGGAATGACGCACACCCATCAGCCGCCCAAAGCGCACCAGGTCGGCTTCCGGCGCTCCGTCCACGAACAGGAGGACGGTACCATCTTTGCCATCTGCTGCACCGGTTCGTCCACCAAGGACTCGCTGCTGTCGTGGGTTCGCCTGCTCGAACGCCACGGCAATCCGTGTCTGGCCCAGATGCCGGTGCTGTTCAAATTTACCTCGAACGTGCCCGACCAGCTCAAGGTGGCCGCCTCCAGCGAGGAGGGACAGCAGATTGGGTCGTCGTGA